The following are encoded in a window of Halorarum salinum genomic DNA:
- the aglF gene encoding UTP--glucose-1-phosphate uridylyltransferase AglF has translation MQAVVLAAGKGTRLRPLTDDKPKGMVEVAGQPILTHCFDELVDLGATELIVVVGYKKQNIIEHYGDEYEGVPITYAHQREQKGLAHALLTVEEHIDDDFMLILGDNVFQANLADVVQRQQEDRADAAFLVEEVPWDEASRYGVCDTNKYGEIVDVVEKPEDPPSNLVMTGFYTFTPAIFHACHLVQPSNRNEYEISDAVGLLIESGRTIDAIPLDGWRMDIGYPEDRDEAERRLSGKVEDVEADA, from the coding sequence ATGCAAGCTGTTGTCCTCGCCGCGGGGAAGGGCACGCGACTCCGCCCCCTAACAGACGACAAACCGAAGGGGATGGTCGAAGTCGCCGGCCAACCCATCCTCACCCACTGCTTCGACGAACTCGTCGACCTCGGGGCCACCGAACTCATCGTCGTCGTCGGCTACAAGAAGCAGAACATCATCGAACACTACGGCGACGAGTACGAGGGCGTCCCAATCACGTACGCCCACCAGCGCGAGCAGAAGGGCCTCGCCCACGCCCTCCTCACCGTCGAGGAGCACATCGACGACGACTTCATGCTCATCCTCGGCGACAACGTCTTCCAGGCGAACCTCGCCGACGTCGTCCAGCGCCAGCAGGAGGACCGCGCGGACGCGGCGTTCCTCGTCGAGGAGGTCCCGTGGGACGAGGCCTCACGATACGGCGTCTGTGACACCAACAAGTACGGCGAGATCGTCGACGTCGTCGAGAAGCCCGAGGACCCGCCCTCCAACCTCGTCATGACCGGCTTCTACACGTTCACGCCCGCCATCTTCCACGCCTGCCACCTCGTCCAGCCCTCCAACCGGAACGAGTACGAGATCTCGGACGCGGTCGGCCTGCTCATCGAGAGCGGGCGCACCATCGACGCCATCCCACTCGACGGTTGGCGCATGGACATCGGCTACCCCGAGGATAGGGACGAGGCCGAGCGGCGCCTCTCAGGGAAGGTCGAGGATGTTGAAGCGGACGCATAG
- a CDS encoding winged helix-turn-helix domain-containing protein gives MTDDTNWTDINERVTEEWKAETTPFERIYEVLEQTHTGQSAAEIAERALMSEPTARRHLDALVSTGFAATEQDGRTTLYRRDDDRVLMTRIRELRNEATRDEILDGIRRMKAGIREYEAEYDALSPEELARQLPTEATEEWEDVTAWKTTRQNLAVAQAALAYDEASEQLTA, from the coding sequence ATGACCGACGACACCAACTGGACAGACATCAACGAACGCGTAACCGAGGAGTGGAAGGCCGAGACGACGCCATTCGAGCGCATCTACGAGGTCCTCGAACAGACTCATACCGGACAGTCTGCCGCCGAGATCGCCGAGCGCGCGCTCATGAGCGAACCAACCGCTCGCCGCCATCTGGACGCCCTCGTCTCGACCGGGTTCGCGGCCACCGAACAGGACGGCCGCACTACACTCTACCGGCGTGACGACGATCGCGTGCTGATGACACGAATCCGTGAGCTCCGAAACGAGGCCACCCGAGACGAGATTCTCGACGGCATCAGACGAATGAAAGCAGGGATTCGGGAATACGAAGCAGAGTACGATGCACTCTCGCCCGAAGAGCTGGCACGGCAATTACCTACCGAAGCGACTGAGGAGTGGGAAGACGTCACAGCGTGGAAGACGACACGGCAGAACCTCGCAGTCGCGCAGGCGGCCCTCGCCTACGACGAGGCTAGCGAGCAGCTCACAGCGTGA
- a CDS encoding helix-turn-helix domain-containing protein — protein sequence MAESSLDRAGEETCLRLVLDIWHPDCWTLEVTERTEGSLLGHGVYDVDRLAIGRFTAFGDTTAAVSELVDGIEASPLTSSVRVVPDRRPSPVWEQGNLAPGNASCGLLVTYEPTRSIASPLVSRGLIPDAPVRIRDGRERWAVLSDELRETVFNRLEEVREEADAAVEVVRITAPDAGPTPLFPEDPLSDRQREVFELARGRGYYGWPRGVSAAELACELDVSKATVLEHLRKAEAKLLDSG from the coding sequence ATGGCCGAATCGTCGCTGGATCGGGCGGGCGAGGAGACGTGTCTCCGCCTCGTCCTCGACATCTGGCACCCCGACTGCTGGACGCTCGAGGTCACCGAGCGGACCGAGGGGAGCCTGCTCGGCCACGGCGTGTACGATGTGGACAGGCTCGCCATCGGCCGGTTTACGGCGTTCGGCGACACGACCGCAGCGGTGTCCGAACTGGTCGACGGGATCGAAGCCTCGCCGCTGACGTCGTCCGTGCGGGTGGTTCCGGACCGACGGCCCTCGCCGGTCTGGGAGCAGGGTAACCTCGCGCCGGGCAACGCCAGTTGCGGGCTGCTGGTGACGTACGAACCGACGCGGAGCATCGCGTCCCCGCTGGTCTCGCGGGGGCTGATTCCGGACGCACCGGTGCGCATTCGCGACGGCCGGGAGCGGTGGGCGGTGCTGTCCGACGAGCTGCGCGAGACCGTCTTCAACCGACTCGAGGAGGTTCGCGAGGAGGCCGATGCTGCGGTGGAGGTGGTGCGGATCACCGCGCCCGACGCGGGGCCGACGCCCCTGTTCCCGGAGGACCCCCTGTCGGACCGCCAGCGGGAAGTGTTCGAGTTAGCTCGGGGTCGGGGGTACTACGGGTGGCCGCGCGGGGTTTCCGCGGCCGAGTTGGCGTGTGAACTGGACGTCTCGAAGGCGACTGTGCTGGAGCATTTGCGGAAGGCGGAGGCGAAGTTGCTGGATTCGGGGTGA